From one Gemmatimonadaceae bacterium genomic stretch:
- a CDS encoding DUF4105 domain-containing protein, with translation MPTPLPSYLAQPDPLHQSGQNVSVFLLTMGDGDEVWEMFGHAAFWLHDNVTGRDTVFNWGVFNMRAPHFILHFLEGLNYYEMGGNSLPDVLNFYREYNRTVKSQELDLTAVEKDSLLSVIRINALPENVKYRYDYFVDNCSTRPRDILDRLLGGQLRIGADSVTPHSYRWETLRLMQGDKPLALGVDIGLGRPSDKPITMWQEMFLPEKLHDWVATRQIHDASGATHPLVKSERVLFQSQRSPEPTMAPALGAWLWPIGLVIGGLFWWLGASADARGPRIGAAVAFCVWATVCGILGVLVTFLSTVSEHRFAHGNENLLLFNPLWLIAAVLLPMYMIGGRAPRTTRWGAFVLAGLAALALVAHVVMLSAQSNLAIIGLELPATVAIAYAVWRRRAVV, from the coding sequence GTGCCGACTCCGCTGCCGTCGTACCTGGCGCAGCCCGATCCGCTGCATCAGAGCGGACAAAACGTGTCGGTGTTCCTGTTGACGATGGGCGACGGCGACGAAGTGTGGGAGATGTTCGGTCACGCCGCCTTCTGGCTACACGACAACGTCACGGGCCGAGATACCGTGTTCAACTGGGGCGTCTTCAACATGCGGGCGCCGCATTTCATTCTGCATTTTCTGGAAGGGTTGAATTACTACGAGATGGGCGGCAACTCGCTGCCGGACGTACTGAATTTCTATCGGGAATACAATCGCACCGTCAAATCGCAGGAGCTCGACCTCACCGCGGTCGAGAAGGACTCGCTGTTGAGCGTCATTCGCATCAACGCGCTTCCTGAAAACGTGAAGTACCGGTACGACTACTTCGTCGACAATTGCTCGACGCGTCCGCGCGACATTCTCGATCGACTGCTCGGCGGACAACTGCGCATCGGCGCCGATTCGGTGACGCCGCACTCGTACCGATGGGAAACGCTGCGGCTCATGCAGGGCGACAAGCCGTTGGCGTTGGGCGTGGACATTGGCCTGGGCCGGCCGTCGGACAAGCCGATCACGATGTGGCAGGAAATGTTTCTGCCGGAGAAGCTGCACGATTGGGTTGCGACGCGGCAGATTCACGACGCGAGCGGTGCGACGCATCCGCTGGTGAAGAGCGAGCGTGTGCTATTTCAATCGCAGCGTTCGCCCGAGCCGACGATGGCACCGGCGCTGGGCGCGTGGCTCTGGCCGATCGGGCTCGTGATCGGCGGTCTGTTCTGGTGGCTGGGGGCGAGCGCGGATGCCCGAGGTCCACGCATCGGCGCGGCGGTGGCGTTCTGCGTGTGGGCGACGGTATGCGGCATCCTCGGCGTGCTCGTGACGTTTCTATCGACGGTGAGCGAACATCGGTTTGCGCATGGGAACGAGAATTTGTTGCTGTTCAATCCGTTGTGGCTCATCGCGGCGGTGCTGCTGCCGATGTACATGATCGGCGGCCGCGCACCACGCACGACACGGTGGGGGGCGTTTGTTCTCGCGGGGCTGGCGGCGCTTGCGCTGGTGGCGCACGTGGTGATGCTCTCGGCACAGAGCAATCTGGCGATCATCGGCCTGGAGTTGCCGGCGACGGTGGCGATTGCGTACGCGGTCTGGCGGCGACGCGCGGTCGTTTGA
- a CDS encoding phosphatase PAP2 family protein yields the protein MTDSESPARPDITPAPWWRQRWWTIAAGYALCFGVGILFAVWVSYSGDWNKGLAWERSLLLWIHRPMPAWFDWLMMICPWFGTNISLIPFIGLIVIWLWRYERMPHYAIRLGVVQVGSYLLNPSLKAMFDRARPSLFERRGWYGWSSFPSGHAIASISVLLTLAIILHRVKGWVWPYVLFISIMLASMYSRLYLGVHWPTDVIAGALVGVVWLLVTMYAFRGDQRHNVPRRRRPRPDREKSDRRHADATR from the coding sequence GTGACGGATTCCGAGAGCCCCGCGCGACCCGACATCACGCCGGCGCCGTGGTGGCGCCAGCGCTGGTGGACCATCGCCGCGGGTTATGCGCTCTGCTTCGGCGTCGGCATTCTGTTCGCCGTGTGGGTGAGTTACAGCGGCGATTGGAACAAGGGCCTGGCGTGGGAGCGCAGCCTGCTGCTGTGGATCCATCGCCCAATGCCCGCATGGTTCGATTGGCTGATGATGATCTGCCCGTGGTTCGGCACGAACATCTCGCTGATCCCATTCATCGGCCTGATCGTGATCTGGCTGTGGCGATACGAGCGCATGCCGCACTACGCCATTCGCCTGGGCGTCGTGCAAGTCGGCAGCTATCTGCTCAATCCGTCGCTCAAGGCGATGTTCGATCGCGCGCGGCCTTCCTTGTTCGAGCGACGCGGCTGGTATGGCTGGAGCTCCTTTCCCAGCGGCCATGCGATCGCGAGCATCTCGGTGCTGCTGACGCTGGCGATCATCCTGCACCGTGTGAAGGGATGGGTGTGGCCGTACGTGTTGTTCATCAGCATCATGCTCGCGAGCATGTACTCGCGATTGTACCTGGGCGTGCACTGGCCGACTGACGTGATTGCCGGCGCCCTCGTTGGCGTGGTGTGGCTGCTCGTGACGATGTACGCGTTTCGCGGCGACCAGCGGCACAACGTGCCGCGACGGCGGCGTCCGCGGCCGGATCGCGAGAAATCAGACCGCCGCCACGCCGACGCTACGCGATAA
- a CDS encoding DinB family protein, whose product MPDLLLRLVRHMRWADSVVADVLAPGDPSGGEATRLFAHIASVEHLWYARIVGRPAEHAVWPSLDLTAARALAARHAELFERLVSDADASSLGRSVEYRNSAGRDYHNTIADIVLHTTVHGEHHRGQIARLIRAAGGDPPHTDYILFARRDQ is encoded by the coding sequence ATGCCCGATCTCCTCCTTCGTCTCGTACGCCACATGCGCTGGGCCGACTCCGTGGTCGCGGACGTGCTCGCGCCCGGCGATCCCTCCGGCGGCGAAGCGACGCGACTGTTCGCGCACATCGCTTCCGTCGAACATCTGTGGTACGCGCGCATCGTCGGACGACCCGCCGAGCACGCGGTATGGCCCTCGCTCGACCTGACGGCGGCGCGTGCGCTCGCCGCGCGGCACGCGGAGCTGTTCGAGCGATTGGTCTCCGACGCTGACGCTTCGTCGCTCGGTCGGAGCGTCGAGTATCGGAACAGCGCCGGCCGCGACTATCACAATACCATCGCCGACATCGTGCTGCATACGACGGTGCACGGCGAGCATCACCGCGGCCAGATCGCGCGACTCATTCGCGCGGCCGGCGGCGACCCGCCGCACACCGACTACATCCTGTTCGCGAGGCGCGATCAGTAG
- a CDS encoding AMP-binding protein, with protein MTPFSPPTTTADAFERTAIARGDAPALARKRNGRWEITTWREYHDRVRLGARALIALGVEPHDHVTIIGYNCPEWFIADYAAIMAGGIPAGIYTTNTPEQCRYVAAHCDARVAFVEDEEQLAKFRAIRSALPALRAIVVMHGEVRGDDILTWDGFLDLGRTVPDELLDARIAAQRPSDVCTLIYTSGTTGIPKGVMLTHRNITWLVSRASQIVGVKPGEDIISYLPLSHIAEQGFSLHSSAMLGTCIWFAESLETLGDTMRDVRPHHFLGVPRVWEKIQAKMEEVGAAAPPLRRRIVQWARKVGLAGGYAMQRGKSRPLMFGLADRLVFSKVRERLGLDRARTLVTGAAPISQRTLEFFLSLGLPICDVYGMSECTAITTVATPQRYRTGTAGYVIPGADVRIADDGEICIRGPHVFAGYHKDAAATAEVIDAGGWLHTGDIGEIDEDGFLRITDRKKEIIITAGGENIAPAYVEGHLKAIPVVNQAIVIGDRRRYLSVLLTLDPAKIPHIASLEGSSARTPEEAAECDHFTAYLRREIDAVNARLARVQTVKRFAVLPAELSVEGGELTPTMKLKRAVIAEKYASVIDTLYIDV; from the coding sequence ATGACTCCTTTCTCTCCGCCCACCACAACCGCCGACGCGTTCGAGCGCACCGCGATAGCGCGGGGCGATGCGCCCGCGCTCGCGCGCAAGCGAAACGGCCGCTGGGAGATTACCACCTGGCGCGAATACCACGACCGGGTTCGACTCGGCGCGCGCGCACTCATCGCACTGGGCGTCGAACCGCACGATCACGTCACCATCATCGGCTACAACTGCCCGGAATGGTTCATCGCTGATTACGCGGCGATCATGGCCGGCGGCATTCCGGCCGGCATTTACACCACGAACACGCCCGAGCAGTGCCGGTACGTCGCCGCGCATTGCGACGCGCGAGTCGCGTTCGTCGAGGACGAGGAGCAGCTTGCCAAGTTCCGCGCGATTCGATCGGCACTGCCGGCGTTGCGCGCGATCGTCGTCATGCACGGCGAGGTGCGCGGCGACGACATTCTCACCTGGGACGGGTTTCTCGATCTCGGACGCACGGTTCCCGACGAATTGCTCGACGCGCGCATCGCCGCCCAGCGCCCGAGCGACGTGTGCACGCTGATCTACACGTCGGGCACCACGGGAATTCCAAAAGGCGTGATGCTCACGCATCGCAACATCACGTGGCTCGTGTCGCGCGCGTCGCAGATCGTCGGCGTCAAACCTGGCGAAGACATCATCAGCTACCTGCCGCTCAGCCACATCGCCGAGCAGGGCTTCTCGCTGCACTCGAGCGCCATGCTCGGCACCTGCATCTGGTTCGCCGAGAGCCTCGAGACGCTCGGCGACACCATGCGCGATGTGCGTCCGCATCATTTCCTCGGCGTACCGCGCGTGTGGGAAAAGATTCAGGCGAAGATGGAAGAGGTGGGCGCCGCGGCGCCGCCGCTGAGACGGCGAATCGTCCAATGGGCGCGCAAGGTCGGCCTTGCCGGAGGCTACGCCATGCAGCGCGGCAAGTCCCGCCCGCTGATGTTTGGCCTGGCGGATCGTTTAGTATTCTCGAAAGTACGCGAGCGTCTCGGGCTCGATCGCGCGCGAACGCTCGTCACCGGCGCGGCGCCCATCTCCCAGCGCACGCTCGAATTTTTCCTGTCGCTCGGACTGCCCATCTGCGACGTGTACGGCATGAGCGAGTGCACCGCCATCACGACCGTCGCGACGCCGCAGCGGTATCGCACGGGCACGGCGGGATACGTCATTCCCGGCGCGGACGTTCGCATCGCCGACGACGGTGAGATCTGCATTCGCGGCCCGCACGTGTTCGCCGGATATCACAAGGATGCGGCGGCGACGGCGGAAGTGATCGACGCCGGCGGTTGGCTGCACACCGGCGACATCGGCGAGATCGACGAGGACGGCTTCCTGCGCATCACCGACCGCAAGAAAGAAATCATCATCACGGCCGGCGGCGAGAACATCGCGCCGGCGTATGTCGAGGGACATCTCAAGGCGATTCCGGTCGTGAATCAGGCGATCGTGATCGGCGATCGCCGCCGCTATCTCTCGGTGCTGCTCACGCTCGATCCCGCGAAGATTCCCCACATTGCGTCGCTCGAGGGAAGCTCGGCGCGCACACCGGAAGAGGCCGCCGAGTGCGATCACTTCACCGCGTATCTGCGTCGCGAGATCGATGCCGTGAACGCGCGCCTCGCTCGCGTGCAGACGGTGAAGCGCTTCGCCGTATTGCCGGCCGAGCTGTCGGTGGAAGGCGGCGAGCTGACGCCGACGATGAAGCTCAAGCGCGCCGTGATTGCCGAGAAGTACGCGTCGGTGATCGACACACTCTACATCGACGTCTGA
- a CDS encoding PaaI family thioesterase: MPERRESFTAQDPAFESRVRASFDRQQFMATIGARLARVAPGEVDIALTRRAELVQQHGFLHAGVLASAADSACGYAALSLMPAGAAVLSIEFKVNLLAPAAGDKFLARGRVIRAGRTVTVCWGEVVSLDGENEKVVATMVGTMMTVRDRGLSD; encoded by the coding sequence GTGCCCGAGCGCCGCGAGTCATTCACCGCGCAGGACCCGGCGTTCGAATCGCGCGTCCGCGCGAGTTTCGATCGCCAGCAATTCATGGCGACGATCGGCGCACGACTTGCTCGTGTAGCGCCAGGTGAAGTGGACATCGCGCTCACCCGTCGCGCCGAGTTGGTACAGCAGCACGGTTTTCTTCACGCCGGCGTGCTCGCCTCCGCCGCGGATAGCGCGTGCGGCTATGCCGCGCTCAGTCTCATGCCCGCGGGCGCGGCGGTCTTGAGCATCGAGTTCAAGGTGAATCTGCTGGCGCCGGCCGCAGGAGATAAATTTTTGGCTCGTGGCCGTGTGATTCGCGCGGGACGCACCGTGACGGTGTGTTGGGGCGAAGTCGTGAGCCTCGACGGCGAGAACGAGAAGGTCGTCGCGACGATGGTCGGCACGATGATGACCGTGCGCGATCGGGGCCTCTCTGACTGA
- a CDS encoding thioredoxin domain-containing protein: MRTILSHLVTGIMLLCAVAVTVLVIRREVFPPRAAAAMLDLAAVPDWRAIAKEGHSMGPDSAPVVVTEFADFECPACALFYQRMDSLSRAHPGLVRLVFRHYPVKGHRFAVPAARASECAASQGAFEPMYNALFTYRDSVGLVPWTWFASTAGVRDTAAFASCTRQSTDIPALQRDTSAARRLQIAATPLVVLGGQRFYGAPPFDTLAALVQRAARSSQSR, from the coding sequence ATGCGAACCATTTTGTCGCATCTCGTCACGGGCATCATGCTACTGTGTGCGGTCGCCGTGACCGTGCTCGTAATCAGGCGCGAGGTCTTTCCGCCGCGCGCCGCGGCAGCGATGCTCGATCTTGCCGCCGTTCCCGATTGGCGCGCGATCGCGAAGGAAGGGCACTCCATGGGGCCGGACAGTGCGCCGGTCGTCGTCACGGAGTTCGCGGACTTCGAGTGTCCGGCCTGTGCGCTCTTCTATCAGCGCATGGACTCCCTTTCGCGAGCGCACCCCGGGTTGGTTCGCCTCGTCTTCCGCCACTATCCCGTGAAAGGCCATCGCTTCGCGGTCCCGGCGGCGCGCGCCAGCGAGTGCGCCGCGTCGCAAGGCGCGTTCGAGCCCATGTACAACGCGTTATTCACGTATCGTGATTCAGTTGGTCTCGTTCCGTGGACGTGGTTCGCGTCCACCGCCGGCGTACGCGACACGGCGGCCTTCGCCTCGTGCACGCGCCAGTCCACCGATATCCCGGCCTTGCAGCGCGACACGTCGGCGGCGCGCCGGCTGCAAATCGCGGCGACGCCGCTCGTCGTCCTGGGAGGCCAGCGCTTTTACGGCGCGCCGCCATTCGATACCCTGGCGGCGCTCGTCCAGCGCGCGGCCCGCTCCAGCCAGAGCCGATGA
- a CDS encoding methyltransferase domain-containing protein, protein MAPAKLKTYDREYFERWYRDPRHRVATRESLARKVRMAVSLTEFLLGRTLRSVLDVGCGEAPWFTVLKRVRPETKYTGIEASDYALERYGASRNIRRGTLGSLSEMRLPRRIDLIVCADVLQYVSTAEVERGLRAIRHLAGGVAYIESFAKEDNMEGDRAGWIERSADEYRRLFRRAGLTQCGPYSFVNLDAIENLNVFEHC, encoded by the coding sequence ATGGCGCCTGCAAAGCTCAAGACATACGACCGAGAATACTTCGAGCGCTGGTACCGCGATCCACGCCACCGTGTCGCCACGCGTGAAAGCCTCGCGCGCAAGGTTCGCATGGCGGTATCGCTCACCGAGTTTCTGCTCGGCCGCACGCTGCGCTCGGTCCTCGACGTCGGCTGCGGTGAAGCGCCGTGGTTCACTGTGCTCAAACGTGTTCGGCCGGAGACGAAATACACCGGCATTGAGGCCAGCGACTATGCGCTCGAGCGCTATGGCGCATCGCGAAACATTCGCCGCGGTACGCTCGGTTCACTGAGCGAGATGAGACTGCCGCGGCGCATCGATCTCATTGTATGCGCCGATGTTCTGCAATACGTATCCACCGCCGAGGTCGAGCGTGGCCTGCGCGCGATCAGACATCTCGCCGGCGGCGTCGCGTACATCGAATCCTTCGCCAAGGAAGACAACATGGAGGGCGACCGCGCGGGATGGATCGAGCGCAGCGCCGACGAATACCGCCGCCTGTTCCGCCGAGCCGGCCTCACGCAATGCGGGCCGTACAGTTTCGTGAACCTCGACGCGATCGAAAACTTGAATGTCTTCGAGCACTGCTGA
- a CDS encoding RNA polymerase sigma factor codes for MTDCAADLERIFRDESARALATLIRLLGDFDVAEEALQDAFAVASDQWPRSGTPANPRAWLVSVGRNRAIDRMRRDVRFAEKIPMLMGDAPVASLPDEIDDEDAVGDDRLRLIFTCCHPALAPEVQVALTLRTVCGLTTDEIARSHLVPTATMAQRLVRATAKIRDAKIPYRVPPAGELPGRIESVCAVVYLVFTEGYAATRGDALVRRDLCGEAIRLGRLLVELMPDVPELRGLLALMLLHDARRDARTSPDGELILLDEQDRSRWDRAQIDEGLSLVESALRSTRVGPYAIQAAIAALHARAATPGETDWRQIASLYALLVERHPSPVVELNHAVAVAMTDGPEQGLLLVDALAARGELRGYHLMHAARADLLRRLGREGEAVVAYEKALELATAEPERRFLRRQISGLRLRDSVPASAGQ; via the coding sequence ATGACGGATTGCGCGGCTGACCTGGAGCGAATCTTTCGCGACGAGTCCGCCCGCGCGCTCGCAACGCTCATCCGCCTCCTCGGCGATTTCGATGTCGCCGAGGAGGCGCTGCAGGATGCGTTCGCGGTGGCGTCCGATCAGTGGCCGCGCAGCGGGACGCCGGCGAATCCACGCGCATGGCTGGTGAGTGTCGGTCGCAATCGCGCGATCGACCGCATGCGCCGCGACGTACGCTTCGCCGAGAAGATACCGATGTTGATGGGCGATGCACCGGTCGCGTCGCTTCCCGACGAAATCGATGATGAAGACGCCGTCGGCGATGATCGGCTACGGCTCATTTTCACGTGTTGCCACCCGGCGCTCGCGCCCGAAGTGCAGGTTGCGCTGACGCTGCGCACGGTGTGCGGTCTCACGACCGACGAGATCGCGCGCTCGCACCTCGTGCCGACGGCGACGATGGCGCAGCGGCTCGTGCGCGCGACCGCGAAGATTCGCGATGCGAAAATTCCATATCGCGTTCCACCGGCGGGGGAGCTGCCTGGTCGAATCGAGTCGGTGTGCGCGGTGGTGTATCTCGTCTTTACCGAAGGGTATGCGGCAACGCGCGGTGACGCGCTCGTTCGTCGCGATCTCTGCGGCGAAGCGATTCGCCTCGGCCGGTTGCTCGTCGAGCTCATGCCCGACGTGCCCGAGCTGCGAGGATTGCTCGCGTTGATGTTGTTGCACGATGCGCGTCGCGATGCGCGCACGTCGCCGGACGGCGAATTGATTCTGCTCGACGAACAGGATCGTTCGCGGTGGGATCGCGCACAGATCGACGAAGGACTGTCGCTCGTCGAATCGGCCCTTCGCTCGACGCGCGTTGGGCCGTATGCGATTCAGGCCGCGATCGCCGCGCTGCATGCACGCGCCGCGACGCCCGGCGAAACGGATTGGCGGCAGATCGCGTCGCTGTACGCGCTGCTCGTCGAGCGGCATCCGAGTCCGGTGGTCGAGCTGAATCACGCGGTTGCGGTCGCGATGACGGATGGGCCTGAACAGGGCTTGTTGCTCGTGGACGCACTCGCCGCGCGCGGTGAGCTGCGCGGTTACCATCTGATGCACGCGGCTCGCGCGGATCTGCTGCGCCGGCTCGGTCGCGAGGGCGAGGCGGTGGTTGCCTACGAAAAAGCGCTCGAGCTCGCGACCGCCGAGCCCGAGCGCCGATTCCTTCGGCGACAGATCAGTGGATTACGATTGCGTGACTCAGTCCCAGCGTCGGCTGGACAGTAA
- a CDS encoding YciI family protein, with amino-acid sequence MQYLLLIFDNEQQWASYPPSEMQQIMGEYRSLTQSLAQSGSYKGGNQLQPVNTATTIRVRNGKRQTTDGPFAETREQLGGYYLVDAPNLDEAIAIAERIPAAKTGCIEVRPIVEMPAVVTA; translated from the coding sequence ATGCAATACCTCCTTCTGATTTTCGACAACGAGCAACAGTGGGCCTCGTACCCGCCCAGCGAGATGCAGCAGATCATGGGCGAGTACCGGTCGCTCACGCAGAGCCTTGCTCAGTCCGGCAGCTACAAGGGCGGCAACCAGCTTCAGCCGGTGAACACCGCCACGACGATTCGCGTTCGCAACGGCAAGCGGCAGACGACCGACGGGCCATTCGCCGAGACACGCGAACAGCTCGGCGGCTACTACCTGGTCGACGCGCCAAACCTCGACGAGGCGATCGCGATCGCCGAGCGAATTCCGGCGGCGAAGACGGGCTGTATCGAAGTGCGCCCGATCGTAGAGATGCCGGCGGTTGTGACGGCATGA
- a CDS encoding carboxypeptidase regulatory-like domain-containing protein has protein sequence MKQATPTASHAVRVLLAAALALAIVAPCRVARAQASPPAAPGFSALQGFIIDSIHNEPLAHASVMIEGTSRSALTDDGGHYRIDSIPPGKHRVSVLHPLLDTLGLVMRTPEYPFGANESHDLDVPIPSAEHLAAAICSNDPMRMRGPGAMVGFVRDPDSKAPATGSSVELVYYEADVIGRKMMRQRKAPVDSAGMYRLCGLPKDMSGKVQVFRNGVSSGEVPAEATGGFVTLRAFSVASTQRVVEMKNDSGKVKRFAKGTARVTGKVLDTKGQPLRDARIALQGGGVVALSKANGTFELDSLPSGTQALEVRKLGYTVTEVPVELAANTTANTTVKMPDAVPLLETMRVEAQADQALSQLGYLGRKNTGMGSFLDGKQINHEALMFSDVLRAAPGLRISPTGDGRTQVVTDARNSASGCVNYRVDGQPWTTMEPGDIDSFVQPADVVAVEIYHGSETPPEYQTPGQSSCATIVVWTRAKTETLLKKKK, from the coding sequence ATGAAGCAAGCGACCCCAACCGCCAGCCACGCCGTTCGCGTGCTGCTCGCCGCGGCACTGGCCCTCGCGATCGTCGCGCCATGTCGTGTCGCGCGCGCGCAAGCATCGCCGCCCGCCGCGCCGGGATTCTCGGCGCTCCAAGGCTTCATCATCGACAGCATTCACAACGAGCCGCTGGCTCACGCGAGCGTGATGATCGAAGGCACGTCGCGCTCGGCGCTGACGGACGATGGCGGCCACTATCGCATCGACAGCATTCCGCCGGGCAAACATCGCGTGTCCGTACTGCACCCGCTGCTCGACACGCTCGGGCTCGTGATGCGCACGCCGGAGTATCCGTTCGGCGCGAATGAGTCGCACGATCTCGACGTCCCGATTCCGAGCGCCGAGCATCTCGCCGCGGCCATCTGCTCGAACGATCCAATGCGCATGCGCGGGCCGGGCGCGATGGTCGGCTTCGTGCGCGATCCCGACTCGAAGGCACCGGCGACCGGATCGAGCGTGGAGCTCGTGTACTACGAGGCCGACGTCATCGGCCGGAAGATGATGCGCCAGCGCAAAGCACCGGTGGATTCAGCCGGCATGTATCGCTTGTGCGGTTTGCCGAAGGACATGAGCGGCAAGGTCCAGGTGTTTCGCAACGGCGTGAGCTCCGGCGAAGTGCCCGCCGAGGCGACGGGGGGCTTCGTCACACTGCGTGCGTTCAGCGTCGCGAGCACGCAGCGCGTCGTCGAAATGAAGAATGACAGCGGCAAGGTGAAGCGCTTCGCGAAGGGTACCGCGCGCGTCACCGGCAAAGTCCTCGACACGAAGGGCCAGCCGCTGCGCGATGCACGCATCGCGCTCCAGGGTGGCGGCGTCGTGGCACTGTCCAAGGCGAACGGAACGTTCGAGCTGGATAGTCTGCCGTCGGGAACGCAGGCGCTCGAGGTGAGAAAGCTGGGCTACACGGTGACTGAAGTGCCGGTGGAGCTGGCGGCCAACACGACCGCGAACACGACGGTCAAGATGCCGGACGCCGTGCCGCTGCTGGAAACGATGCGTGTCGAAGCGCAGGCGGATCAGGCGCTGTCGCAGCTTGGATACCTCGGACGCAAGAATACTGGCATGGGCAGCTTCCTCGACGGGAAGCAGATCAATCACGAAGCGCTGATGTTCAGCGACGTGCTGCGCGCCGCGCCGGGACTTCGCATTTCGCCGACGGGTGACGGCCGCACACAGGTCGTCACCGACGCGCGCAACTCGGCGAGCGGCTGCGTGAACTATCGCGTCGACGGACAGCCGTGGACGACGATGGAGCCCGGCGATATCGATTCATTCGTGCAGCCGGCCGACGTGGTCGCGGTCGAGATCTATCACGGTTCGGAAACACCGCCCGAGTATCAGACGCCGGGCCAGTCGAGCTGCGCGACGATCGTCGTGTGGACGCGCGCGAAGACGGAGACGCTGCTCAAGAAGAAGAAGTAG